The Stigmatella ashevillena genomic sequence CATGTACGCCCTCGAGAGCAGCAGTGCCAACCCGCTGACCGGTTCCTGGACCGAGAAAGGCCGCATCTCCACGGGACTGGACTCGTTCTCTCTCGATGCCACCACGGTCGAGCACAACGGCCAGCGATACATGCTCTGGGCGCAATCGAACCCGGACAGCAATGTGTACATCGCCAAGATGAGCAGCCCCATCACCCTTGCCGGAGCCGCCGTTCTGCTGACGAAGCCCGAGTACAGCTGGGAGATTCAGGGCTACCGGGTCAACGAGGGGCCAGCGGTCATCAAGAAGAACGGGAAGATCTTCGTGACCTACTCCGCCAGCAAGACCGATGACCGCTACTGCCTGGGGCTGCTGACAGCCTCTGCGAGCAGCGATCTGCTGCATCCGGCTTCGTGGACGAAGTCGACAGTCCCGGTGCTTGCCAGCAACGTGAACACGAGCCAGTACGGACCCGGCCACAACTCCTTCACCGTCTCCGAAGACGGGCAGAGCGATCTCCTTGTCTACCATGCCCGGAATTACAAAACGATCAGCGGAGATCCGCTGTACGACCCGAACCGCCATACCCGCGTGCAGAAGATTTACTGGAACGCGGATGGAACGCCCAATTTCGGGATTCCATTGGCAGATGGGGTGACGCCTTTCCGGTTCAAGTCATACAACAAGCCGACCTATGTGATCCGCCACTGGGAGTTCAGAGGGAAGCTTGAGGAGAATGTGACCAACCTGGCCGATTCGCAGTTCAGGCTGGTGCCAGGCCTCGCCGCTTCTGGGGCGGTCTCGCTCGAGTCGGCGAACTACCCTGGCTATTACTTGCGGCACAAGAACTTCGAGGTCTGGGTGGAGAAGAGCGATGGCTCCACCTCGTTCAAGAACGATGCGTCGTTCTACCGGCGCACAGGGTTGGCGGACAGCGGCGGCCTGTCGTTCGAGTCGTACAACTATCCCGGCCGGTATCTCCGCCATTCCAACTTCCTGCTCTATGTCCAGGCGGTTTCCACCGCCACGGACAGCGCCGACGCAACGTTCATCACCGATTGACCTGACGTCCTGTCGCTGGCGCTCCGGCCATCGCTGGGGGCGCTCCCATGCGGGCCTGGGCGGGCGGGGACATCGGCCCCCTGGGCGGAGTATTCGCCGCCCAGGCCTTCCCGGGTCGCCCCGCGGACTACGGCATCGCGGCCAGGGCGGTCAGCGAAGCGGGCTCGGACGGAGCGACGCCTGGGCAGATTCCCAGCGCATACGAGCCGGACTTGCTCCAGAGCGTGTCGCTCACGGTGATGCCGGCCCAGTTGGCGATCGTCAGGTACCAGGTCTTCTTGATGAACCAGAAGAGCGTCACCTTGGCGAAGAGCTTGATGTTGCCCGACATCGTATTCAGGGTGCGCGCGGCGCTCAGCTTGTAGGCGGCGGCGCTGCAGTCCGGCCAGGACAGCTCGGCAATCGCTGGTGTGGTGACGTTGATGAGTTTCAGGTTCCCCTCGACACCGAAGGAGAAGATGATGATGTTGACGCCCGCCGTGGCTGTCGCGGTGACATGGCCGCCCGGGCTCATGTTCAGCTTGGCCTCCGTGGCGCTGACCTTACCGGTGAGACTCAGCTTCACGCCGCCTGCCAGCGAGGCCGTCACTTTCATGGGGACAGGACCGACCATGAACCACTTGGAGGCCTTGAAGAAGGAGCGGCTCATGTCGAACGGAGCCACGGAGAAGGTGCCAGACAGGTTCTTGCTGTAGACCTGCTGATCCATGGCGTACAGCCGCACCGTACCGCTGGTATTGTTTCCCTGTCCGGCCACGTCCGCGCGGGCCCGGATCACATCCCGAGTTGCCTTGAACGCCGTGGCACTCACCTTGTTTTCGACGTAGGACTGCACCTTCTTGGCAGTGGTGGAGGAGGCCTCCGTGCCCTTCACGAAGGTGTCAACGAAGTAGCTCGCTCCGAAGAGCGGATTGCCGAGAGTCTTCTTGTGGTAGTAGCGCCTGCTGAAATACGCCGGGGACAGGGACTTGTTGAAGTCCTGGGGTTGCATCTGGAATTGGGGAGGAGGGGGCAGGCCGTTCTCCTCATAGACATCCACGTCGGGCGGGGAAGTATCCCGAGTGGCCTCTGGAATCGTGGGCTGGATGATGGAGATGACCGCGGCCCCATCGGTGTCCGTGCTTCGCCGGCCCCCCGTGATTCTCAGTTCATCGGCGATGATCGCCTCTTGCTCCTCTGGGGTGTACGTGTAGCGCGGGCTGTAGACATGACCAGACTCCCAGCTGTAGTTGTTTTCCAGCGAGTATCCGTCTGGGTATTCCACCACGGGGTACTTGGCCTCGACCTGGTAGACTTCGGGGTCGTGGTACTCCTCTTCGGTGGTTTGGGCTGCGGCCAGCGAGGGAAGGACGAGTGCCAGGGCGGCGCTCAGCGTGCGGGTGATGAATTGGGACATGGACGGCCTCTTTCGTGTTGGGGGTGTCAGGAAAACTGCTTGGGCAAGCCACACCGCGCGGCTCAGGGAGTCCGCGCGCTGAGGAAGGTGAGGGCGGTGTTGCGGAGGCTGGGATTGGGCTCGTTCTGGCTGCTCCACTCGAGAAGTGCGCGCGCCTCGGGAGCCGCGGGAAGCTGTCCCCCTGCGAGGGTGATGATTTCCCGGCGGACGAGTTCCGAGGGATCCAGGCGCAGGGCCTGGGCGAGTGCTGGCAGCAGCGGCGCGAGGGGGCGGAAGCTGCTGGCGAAGACGGCGCTCTGGCGCACCTCGGCGGTGGCGTCCTGGAGGAGAATGGATGACAGGAGCTGGTCTGCGCCGGGGGCGGGCATGCCGCGCAGGGCCTCGACGGCGGCGGCGCGCACTTCTGGAGAGGAGGAGGACAGGGCCGACTGCAAGGTCGGCAGTGCGCTGGGGCTGCGGGTGTTGCCCAGGGCGCGCAGCATCAGGGCCTGCTGTTCGGGCTGGCTGGTGGAGCGGTAGGCGCTGCTCAGCTCGTGGACGAGCGGCTCGGCATCGCGTGGCTGGCCCTGGCCCAGCTTCATGGCGGCGTTGCCCAGGCCCAGGGTGGCGGTGTCGGCCAGCTCGGCGTCGGCGCCGTGCGACAGCTTGCGCAGCGCGGTGACGCCTTCCTCGTTGGGCGTGGAGGCCATGCCCAGGGCGGCAATGGCATCCACGCGCATGGGGCCGGGGAGGGCTTCGTCTCCGGCGATGCGGGAGAGCGCTTGGAGGCATTCCGGGGTGCTGGCGGCCGAGAGGGCGCCGAGCAGGGGGCTGGCGGCCCCTGGCTCCATGCCCGCGCTCAGCGCGGCGTGGACGAGGAGCGCCTGGCGAGGCTCCAGCAGGAAGAGGGCGTTCAGTTGCTCCAGGGCCTGAGTCTTCGCGCTGTCGCGCTCTTGCTCGTTGGTGGGCAGCGCGTGAAGGCCCTTCACCAGCTCATCGAAAGTTTTTCCCGCGAGCACCTGGCGCAGCGCGATCCGGGGGTCTTGCTCTTGACCCTGGTAGCTGGCCAGCGGCGAGGTGACGAGTTGGCCGCGGCGTGCGTCGAGGGCGCCCAGCAGGGAGCTGTCCTGGCGACGTTCCTGAAGCTCGAGTCCCACCTGAAGGGTGCTGATCGCCTTGAACATGGAGGGCCCGGAATCCACCTCCAGGTGCTCACGGCCCTGGAGGGTTCTGGCCCAGAGGTCTTCCCCCAGCTCGAAGGTGGTGAGGGCGCTGACGCTCACGCGTGGGCTGTCTTCCAGCGGCTGGAGCCCCTCGGGAGTGGCCAGGTGAGAGTAGGCCAGCTTGGATTTCTCGAAGCGAGAGGCGCTCTTGCGGGTGTACCGGGCAGAGTAGCGGCCCGTGGAGTCCATCTCCTCGGTCTGCCAGGTGATTTGAGAGGGGCCCGCCCACACGTGCTGGGTGGCCGCCACGGTGGCACGAAGCAGTCCCTGCACGAGAAGGTCGGTGTCAGGATCGAAGTGGGCGAGCTGCACGGCGCCCGAGCGGTTCAGGGTGAGAAAAAAGGGCTGGGTCAGGCCGGCTTCGAAGGTGCGCCGCACCTCGGGGGCGAGCACGCCCTCTCCCCCCAGGCTCACCTCGGCGGCGGAGGGCACCAGCTGAACGCGGGCGTGGACCTGCTCTCCTTCCACCGAGACGATGCCCACCCGCCACTCCCCTCGCAGGTGGAAGCGCATGCCCGGAGGCGGCTGAGCACCCGGCTGGGGCTGGACGGAGGAGACCTCCTGGGTGGAGGTCAATGTGTAGCGATACAGCATGCCCGGTACCCAGGCCCGGGTTGTGTCCGGGCTCTTCTGGAGGGGGAGGGGCGGGGCCACCGGGACTGGCACGGCGGGCGTGAGCGCGCTGGGTGCGGTGCTGCTGACCTGGAGAGTCTCCTGGGAAGCGAGAGGCTCTTGTGTCAAGGCCATTGCCCCGGTGGCAAGTCCTATCAACAGCAGGGGAAGGGAGAAGAGGAAGAGGTATTTTCTGGGCATGACGGCTCCCTGGGACGGTCAGTCCCCGAGTCATTCGGTGCGGTTGGGTGGGATGGGAAGACAGGCGGACGGCCTGTGCCGTTCACGGCCCGAAGTTGTATTGGGACTCGTTGAAGAGCTTGAGGGTGCTTTGGTACGCCAGTGCGTCCTCTTCCGAATTACAGACGGTGGCGCACAGCTTCCCCGTGGCGATGTCTCTCAACTGGCCTGGAGGGCACGGCACGCCTTCGGCGCCGGGGACGAGCCAACCGGGGGCCACCAGGGGGCAGGTGGCTGGCAGGGGCTTCAGGTTCTCCCAGCGGGTCTTGCTCAGGCAGACCGCGCCGGTGGGGCTCCAGCCTGCCTCGAAAAGCGGTGTGTCGGTTCCCGGGGCGAGTGGACGGATGGCGTTGGGCAGCCGGTCCCAGGGGTGAATGGGCGTCCCGTTCTGGGTGTGCGAAGTGCCGTTGCCGCAGTAGTCCGCCCTGGCCATCCGCGTGCAGGCCAGGTGCAGATCCTGCATCATCTTTGGCTCTTTCAGATCCTGCGGCAGGAGCCAGGGCTTGTACCCCCAGCGGTAGCACTTGGCGATGACGCCCGTGTCGCAGCCGAAGGTAAAGCGCTTTGGCTCGTTGTCCTCACGCTCGCCGCTGAGTGGATTGAAGACGCCGTCCATGGGGACGGCCCACATCCCATTGGGATGGTCCGTATCGGAAGGGCATACGTCCTCCGGGGGGCCTCCCGGTGACGCGCCCGTCAGCCGGTAGAGAAAGGTGTTGCCTGTGTCATCCCACGCCTTGCCCGCCGCGGTCTGCACCTGTGAGGCGTTGACCACGTCGCCAATGGACACCCACGTGTCCTCCCCCCCTCGCAACACCTGGAGGCGAGCGCCGATCATCTCCACCCCGCGCACCACCCTCTTGCCGGGGAACGCTCCGTTGTTGGGAGCCGGATTCACTCCCCAGCTCAGGCCTGTGCCTGTCTGGGAGGGGCCTGCGAGCACGTTGTAGAGACCACTCGGGGGGCAGGTGAAGGCGGCAATCGGGGTGGGATGGATGCAGGCATTCTCCGCCGAGGCGAGGCGCGAGGCACTGAGGTGCTCGCAGGGCTGGGTGCCCGTGCAGACACGCACCACCGGCTGTCCCCAGCAGGAACTGGCGGCGCCGCTGCCCAGCGTCACGCTCATGCCCGGCGTACACGTTCCCACTCCCACGGACGTGAAGCCGCAAGAGCGCGTGCTCCCCTTCGAGACGCCCTTGCACGCCAGCAAGCTCGGCGCCGAGCCGGTGAGCGTGTAGGGGACGGAGCCAACGAGTTCCCCCATCTCCAGGTGGAGGTTCGAGATGAAATCCGTACCGAGCATGGCCCGGGTGAAGGAGGCACTGACCAGGTTCGAGCCGTGAAGCTGGGTGCCTTGCATCGGCCAGCCATCCCCTTCGGTGGGGGGAGCGCTTTGCTCTGCTGCCTCGTGCGTGCTCAGGAAGAGGGTTTCATCCCCAGCCATCTCCAGGCCGCCGCAGGCCGCAAGGCCTCCCATCCACCAGAAGCAGTGGAACAGGGGGCGCCGGAGAGTCATCGCGAGAGTTGCGTTCATGCCCGCCTTCCCAGAGCATCCGCCGTGCCAGGGCCTGTGTTGCCCTCGGTCCTTCGAGAAGGCTGGAACAAGCCCCGTTTCGGGGTCTCCTCCGGCAAGCCTTGTCGGCAATCCTTGCCGCTCACCGGCTGCCGTTGCCGCTTACCGCTCCCGGAGGGTGGCGCACAGGCGCAATCCAATGAGGGGATCCCTCTGGGTGGGCTCCATGGGCTCGCGGTTGGCGCTCTGACTGCCCAGCTCGAGCTGGAACCAGCTCCCGCCTCGGATGACGGGCTGCGCCAAGGCCTCGTCCGAGAGGGTCCACTCCCACACGTTGCCGGCCATGTCCTCCACACCGAAGGGGCTGCGAGAGCGGGGGTGGCTCCCCACCTCGTCCGGGCCAAAGCCGAGGGGTTCTCGCCCATACGTCACGTCGATGTTGGCATCGTCCGGGTCGAGCCGGTTCCCCGAAGGGAACAGCCGACCGTCCGCTCCCCGGGCAGCATGCTCCCATTCCCGGTCCGTGCACAGCCGCGCTCCCGGGATGCGCCCCGAGGCATCCATCCAGGCGGCGTAGGCTTGAGCGTCCTCAAAGGAGATGGCCGACACGGGGAAGCGGCGCCAGTCTTGCACCGCTCGCTGGGCGCGTCGGCCATAGCGGATGGGCTCGCCCTCCCACGCCGAGTAGGTGACCGAGGTGGGTCTCAGCGTGAGGTGCCAGCGGCCTCCTTTCTGTTCCAACACCACGCCACTGCGCGCTCCTCGCGTCCCGGGCAGGCGGCGGGCCCGCTCATTCGCGGGCAGGGTATCGAGGAAGGCCATCCAATCCGCGAATGTCACCTCGTGACGGGCGATGAGAAAGCCCTTCGTCTCCACCTCATGCAGCGGCACCGTGTTGAAGAAGGTGCGCCTCAGCCCCTCGTCCGCGCTGCCTTGAAGGAAGCGGCCGGGCGGCACGTAGAGGAAGCCCTCCGGGATTGCCTCTGCTGGGGGGAGTTCCAGCGTGAGTTCCCGCGCTTCCCCTGGGCGGAGCAGCAGGGAGACGCGCACGTCCGCCCGGCTTGGGGCTTCCACCCGCAGAAGGTGGGAGCCCGCTGGCAGCTTCACATGCTCCAGCGGGGCTACGCCCAACTCCTGGTCCGCTTCTTCTTCTTCCTGTGCCAGGAGCCTTACCCGCCCTCCTGGAGGCTGGGTCCTCACGGACAAGAGAGCGGATGCCTCCAGACGGCGCCGCCGCTCGCCCGAGGCGTCATGGGTCGCCAGACGTGCCATCAGCTCTTCTCTCTGCTCCCAGCGGCTTTCGCGTGAGGCCAGGGAGACGCGCTCGGCGAGCAGGTCCGCCAGCAGCGCCCTCACCTCGTCACGGTTTGGCTCCACGCTCCACACGGCCTCCAGCGCGCTGGTGGCCCGCGCGTATCCCGAGTCCGCCGCCTGGTCTTCTTCTCGCGCGCGTGCCCACAGGCCCTCCGCATCCTCGCCCCGGTCTGGAAGGTCGAAGTGTTGGAACGCTTCCTGCCGCAGCCGTCCGGCTTCCTCCGCGTGTCGCCGTGCCTCGGCCCATTGTGTGCGCACACCGAGGAGGCGCTCCGCCACCACGGAGTCGAGCCGCGCCCGCGCTTGGAACCGCACCGCTCCCACCCCGGCTAGAACGCCCACGGGCACTGCCACCACCAACGCCCAGCGCCGCAACCGCCGCCCCCTTGCAGCGCTTCGGGAGCGGGCGAGGAACGAGGCCTCGCGCGGACCGGGAGGGATGACCGCCGCGGAGGTGACCTCGGCGAGTCGGCGCTCCTGGTAGAGCAGTTCCGCGGGGGCTCCCAGGCGTTCCCATTCCGCGGCGGCTCGCTCCAACCGTTGGGTGGCCACGCGGCGCAGCTCGTCGTGTCCGAGCCATCCCCGCAGGGTGTCCCAGCCCGTGAGGAGACTCTCGTGGGCCAGCTCATAGCGGCCCTCGCCCCCTTCGGTTTCGCTGGCCAGCAGCAGCCGTCCGCGCACCAGCCCTTCCAGCACGGCACGCCCTTCCGCATCCCCCGCTCCCAAGAGCAACTCGGACTCGGTGCGTCGCGCCCGCGTCCCTTCGGGCGTGACGAGCTTCAGCAGCAACGTGCGCGCCCGGGAGCGCTCTTCCGGCCGGAGTCTGGCCACCACCGCGTCCGCGTGCCGGGCCAGTGCTCCCGCCAGCCCGCCCAGGGCCTCCAACGTGGCCGCGGGGAGGAGTTGACGCTCCAGGTCGCGTGCCTCCCACAGCTCGGTCAGGGTGAACTGGAGCAGCGGCAGGCCTCCCTCCTCGCGTGCCGCGGCGGCCACCAGTTCGTCCACCATGGCCTCGGATTCGAAGCGCACGCCAAGCGCCTGGGCGGGGGCGGTAATGGCCTCGCGCAGCCCCTGGGGAGAGAGGGCTCGCAGCAGATGCAGGGCGCGTGGCAGCTCATCGCCCAGGCCCGGGAGCGCCATGAGGCGGGTGAGGCAATCACTGCGCGCGGTGGCCAGCACCCGGGCGCGCGGGGCCCGGCGGATGATGAAGACGAGTTCCTCGGCAAGCCGAGTTGCCTCGGCGGGTGGACAGAAAGTGACGAGCTCCTCCAATTGGTCCACGAAGAGAAGGAGACGGGGGGCTTCCGCCGGACGTTGGCGCAAGAGGCGCGCGAGAGCCCCGGGCTCCGCCCCGGAGTGCGCCCGCTCCAGCAGGGCGGAGGCCGACTCACCCAGTACGGGCGCGAGCGCCTCTACGAGCGCCTCCAGCGGGCGCAGGCCTGGAGAGAAGGTGGCCACCTGCCACGGCACATCGCCGGTGTCGAGCCCGGACTCGGCTACGGTGGGGAGCACGGCGGCGCGGCACACCGAAGACTTGCCCACCCCCGAGTCGCCCGCCACCAGGATGAAGGGGTCCGCCCGGAGCCTGTCGAGCAACTCCCTTAGCGCGGCCTCCCTCCCGAAGAAGACACGGCGGTGACTGGCGTCGAATGACTGAAGGCCCCGGTAGGGATTGCCGACGGGCAGAGGTCCTGCCCCGGTGGGGCCGGAGAGTGCTTCCAAGGCGTCGCGCAGCGCATCCCCGGATTGGAAGCGGAGGGAGGGCTCGTCGGCGAGACAGCGGTCCACGACGGCCGCGAGCCCTGGTGGCAGGTTCAGGTGGAATCCGGCCAGGGGACGGGGCCGCTGTTCCTGCACGGTGCGCGCGAGCTGAGCGAGGGGAACCTCCTCGTAGGGGGCATGGCCGGTGGCGAGTTCGTAGAGGAGTACCCCGAGGGCGTAGACATCGCTGGCGCGGCTGGCGGGCTCCCCGCGCCACAGCTCGGGGGCGAGGTAGAGCGGGGTACCCGCGGTGCCAGCGTCTTCGGGTGGGGTGCTGCGCGTCGGGGCGCTCTCCGGTAGGGAAGGGCTGGGGGGGAGCGGAGGCGTTGCGAGGAGGGGAGGTCTGCCAGCCAGCGGACGCGTCTCGTGGCCGGTGGTGAGGGGACGGGTTTGCCGCTCCAGCGGCAAGGGGGTGGGAAGGGGGGAAATGGGCCGGGTGGCCTGCGAAGCCGAGGGCTCGGGGCGGGAGGGGAATCGAGGTGCCGCCTCACCGGCGCTCCGCTCCAGGAGTTCGGCGAGCCCGAAGTCCAGCAGCTTCACTTCGCCGTCTTCAGAGAGCACGGCGTTCGCGGGCTTGATGTCGCGGTGGAGGACGCCACAGCGATGGGCCGCGGCCAACCCACGCGCCAGGCCGATGCCAATCTGGAGCACCCGTGGCCCTTCCACGGGCAAGGCCAGCTGGTCCAGGGGCGTACCCCGGATGAACTCGGAGACGAGGTAGGGTTGGCGATGCACTTCGCCCACCCGGTGAATGGCCACCACGTTGGGGTGCTGGAGCCGGGCAATCGCGCGGGCTTCCTGGAAGAAGCGCGACCGGGTGGCTTCGTCCAGAGGCGCCTCGCCGGAAGTCACCACGAACTTCACTGCGACCAGCCGGTCCAGCAGCGTGTCGTGGGCGAGGTACACCTGCCCCATGCTTCCTCGGCCGAGCGGCTGGCGCAGCCGGTACTCTTCGAACTCGAGTGGAGGTGCCCCCCCAGGTCCCCTCATGGGGAGGGTGTTCCCCGCTGCCCCCCCCGTGCCGTCAGGCCGAGCTGCTTCATCTTGAATCGGAACGTGCGAATGGGCATGCCGATGAGCGCGGCAGCGTGAGACTGCACCCCTTCGGCTTCCTGGAGCGCCTCTTCCATGCGTCTGCGCTCCAACTCGCGGATTTCCTCGGAGAGGGGTTTGCGCGGCGTGGGGGTTGGGGGACTTCCCACAGGAGGAGCCCCGGCCGTCGGCGCGCCGGTCACACGGGGGGGAAGGTGGTGGGGTTCGAGGACATCGCCGGTTCCCGCGGCGGCGGCGAAGTCCATGAGGTTGCGCAGCTCGCGCACGTTGCCGGGCCAGCGGTAGTGGGACAGCACCTGGAGCGTATCGGCGGAGAGGATCATTTCCCTCCGGCCCAGGGCATGGCAGGCCTGGGCGAGGAACGAGCGCGCCAGGAGGGAAATCTCTCTCGGCCGCTCGCGCAGGGGCGGCAGCAGCACGGTGGCGGCTCCGAGGCGAAAATAGAGGTCCTGCCGGAAGCGGCCTGCCTGCGCGTCAGCCTCGAGGTTCCGGTGGGTGGCGGCGACAATGCGGATGTCGAGGGAGCGCTCACGGGCCTCTCCCAGGCGGGTGATGCGCTTGGTTTCGAGGACGCGCAGCAGCTTGGCCTGGACGGGCAAGGGCAGCTCGCCCACCTCATCCAGGAAGATGGTGCCGCCGTGGGCGCTCTCCAGGTGGCCTGTTCTTGGGGCTGCCGCGCCGGTGAAGGCCCCCTTCTCATGGCCGAACAGCTCGCTCTCCACGAGCCCTTCGGGGATGGCGGCGCAGTTGAGGGTGATGAAGGGCCCCGCGGAACGGCGTGACCAGTGGTGCACGGCGAACGCGGCGTTTTCTTTTCCCACGCCTGTCTCACCATTGACGAGGACGGGGAGCTCGCTGGCCGCAAGGCGCCGGATGAGGGCGTAGAGCTGCACCATGGCCGGATCGGCCAGGAGGAGGGAGCGCTCACCCAGCGAGAGCCGGGTGGCGCTGTCAGAGGCAGCCCGCAGCAAGCCCGGGGGGCCCCCCTCGGCGGCAGAGCGGGAGGCTGTCACGAGCGTGTCGGCATCGCAGCCGTCGGTGGGGCACACCGCATAGCCGAGACGGGCACCTGGGCAGGCCACGGCGAGCGCTTCCACCCGCTCACCGAGGTCCTCCTCTCCGGTCTCGCCAGCCACCTCGGGGAGGAGCACCAGCAGGTGCCCGTCATCCATCCAACCGGCGGCCTCGGCGGAATGGAATTCGGTGGCACAGACGTTGTCCACGGCCTCACGGTGGAGGCCGGACTCTGGGAGGGCCAGGGTGAGCACCGCGAGAGGACGGCTGTAGCGCAGTGAGCGCTCCACTTCCATCCGGAGACGTTCCATCAGGGGCTCGGGCTCCAGCGTATGTGCCGGGGCGGCGGC encodes the following:
- a CDS encoding sigma 54-interacting transcriptional regulator, whose translation is MLVLEGESSFRFPLPASGMVLIGRDVEADLRLRDDSVSRRHARLTLHGGEVRVIDLDSHNGTLVNGRRVEGSHRLASGDVVTLGTVVAVLRTSTRAAAPAHTLEPEPLMERLRMEVERSLRYSRPLAVLTLALPESGLHREAVDNVCATEFHSAEAAGWMDDGHLLVLLPEVAGETGEEDLGERVEALAVACPGARLGYAVCPTDGCDADTLVTASRSAAEGGPPGLLRAASDSATRLSLGERSLLLADPAMVQLYALIRRLAASELPVLVNGETGVGKENAAFAVHHWSRRSAGPFITLNCAAIPEGLVESELFGHEKGAFTGAAAPRTGHLESAHGGTIFLDEVGELPLPVQAKLLRVLETKRITRLGEARERSLDIRIVAATHRNLEADAQAGRFRQDLYFRLGAATVLLPPLRERPREISLLARSFLAQACHALGRREMILSADTLQVLSHYRWPGNVRELRNLMDFAAAAGTGDVLEPHHLPPRVTGAPTAGAPPVGSPPTPTPRKPLSEEIRELERRRMEEALQEAEGVQSHAAALIGMPIRTFRFKMKQLGLTARGGQRGTPSP
- a CDS encoding nSTAND1 domain-containing NTPase, yielding MRGPGGAPPLEFEEYRLRQPLGRGSMGQVYLAHDTLLDRLVAVKFVVTSGEAPLDEATRSRFFQEARAIARLQHPNVVAIHRVGEVHRQPYLVSEFIRGTPLDQLALPVEGPRVLQIGIGLARGLAAAHRCGVLHRDIKPANAVLSEDGEVKLLDFGLAELLERSAGEAAPRFPSRPEPSASQATRPISPLPTPLPLERQTRPLTTGHETRPLAGRPPLLATPPLPPSPSLPESAPTRSTPPEDAGTAGTPLYLAPELWRGEPASRASDVYALGVLLYELATGHAPYEEVPLAQLARTVQEQRPRPLAGFHLNLPPGLAAVVDRCLADEPSLRFQSGDALRDALEALSGPTGAGPLPVGNPYRGLQSFDASHRRVFFGREAALRELLDRLRADPFILVAGDSGVGKSSVCRAAVLPTVAESGLDTGDVPWQVATFSPGLRPLEALVEALAPVLGESASALLERAHSGAEPGALARLLRQRPAEAPRLLLFVDQLEELVTFCPPAEATRLAEELVFIIRRAPRARVLATARSDCLTRLMALPGLGDELPRALHLLRALSPQGLREAITAPAQALGVRFESEAMVDELVAAAAREEGGLPLLQFTLTELWEARDLERQLLPAATLEALGGLAGALARHADAVVARLRPEERSRARTLLLKLVTPEGTRARRTESELLLGAGDAEGRAVLEGLVRGRLLLASETEGGEGRYELAHESLLTGWDTLRGWLGHDELRRVATQRLERAAAEWERLGAPAELLYQERRLAEVTSAAVIPPGPREASFLARSRSAARGRRLRRWALVVAVPVGVLAGVGAVRFQARARLDSVVAERLLGVRTQWAEARRHAEEAGRLRQEAFQHFDLPDRGEDAEGLWARAREEDQAADSGYARATSALEAVWSVEPNRDEVRALLADLLAERVSLASRESRWEQREELMARLATHDASGERRRRLEASALLSVRTQPPGGRVRLLAQEEEEADQELGVAPLEHVKLPAGSHLLRVEAPSRADVRVSLLLRPGEARELTLELPPAEAIPEGFLYVPPGRFLQGSADEGLRRTFFNTVPLHEVETKGFLIARHEVTFADWMAFLDTLPANERARRLPGTRGARSGVVLEQKGGRWHLTLRPTSVTYSAWEGEPIRYGRRAQRAVQDWRRFPVSAISFEDAQAYAAWMDASGRIPGARLCTDREWEHAARGADGRLFPSGNRLDPDDANIDVTYGREPLGFGPDEVGSHPRSRSPFGVEDMAGNVWEWTLSDEALAQPVIRGGSWFQLELGSQSANREPMEPTQRDPLIGLRLCATLRER
- a CDS encoding family 43 glycosylhydrolase gives rise to the protein MTRHASFPKRMLPLTVMAVALLLAAVPALAAPPQYTNSLILQRADAHIYKHTDGYYYFTASVPEYDRIILRRATSIQGLASAQETVIWRKHASGEMGAHIWAPEIHFIGGKWYIYFAAGASNDIWRIRMYALESSSANPLTGSWTEKGRISTGLDSFSLDATTVEHNGQRYMLWAQSNPDSNVYIAKMSSPITLAGAAVLLTKPEYSWEIQGYRVNEGPAVIKKNGKIFVTYSASKTDDRYCLGLLTASASSDLLHPASWTKSTVPVLASNVNTSQYGPGHNSFTVSEDGQSDLLVYHARNYKTISGDPLYDPNRHTRVQKIYWNADGTPNFGIPLADGVTPFRFKSYNKPTYVIRHWEFRGKLEENVTNLADSQFRLVPGLAASGAVSLESANYPGYYLRHKNFEVWVEKSDGSTSFKNDASFYRRTGLADSGGLSFESYNYPGRYLRHSNFLLYVQAVSTATDSADATFITD
- a CDS encoding HEAT repeat domain-containing protein — protein: MPRKYLFLFSLPLLLIGLATGAMALTQEPLASQETLQVSSTAPSALTPAVPVPVAPPLPLQKSPDTTRAWVPGMLYRYTLTSTQEVSSVQPQPGAQPPPGMRFHLRGEWRVGIVSVEGEQVHARVQLVPSAAEVSLGGEGVLAPEVRRTFEAGLTQPFFLTLNRSGAVQLAHFDPDTDLLVQGLLRATVAATQHVWAGPSQITWQTEEMDSTGRYSARYTRKSASRFEKSKLAYSHLATPEGLQPLEDSPRVSVSALTTFELGEDLWARTLQGREHLEVDSGPSMFKAISTLQVGLELQERRQDSSLLGALDARRGQLVTSPLASYQGQEQDPRIALRQVLAGKTFDELVKGLHALPTNEQERDSAKTQALEQLNALFLLEPRQALLVHAALSAGMEPGAASPLLGALSAASTPECLQALSRIAGDEALPGPMRVDAIAALGMASTPNEEGVTALRKLSHGADAELADTATLGLGNAAMKLGQGQPRDAEPLVHELSSAYRSTSQPEQQALMLRALGNTRSPSALPTLQSALSSSSPEVRAAAVEALRGMPAPGADQLLSSILLQDATAEVRQSAVFASSFRPLAPLLPALAQALRLDPSELVRREIITLAGGQLPAAPEARALLEWSSQNEPNPSLRNTALTFLSARTP
- a CDS encoding ADYC domain-containing protein, with the protein product MNATLAMTLRRPLFHCFWWMGGLAACGGLEMAGDETLFLSTHEAAEQSAPPTEGDGWPMQGTQLHGSNLVSASFTRAMLGTDFISNLHLEMGELVGSVPYTLTGSAPSLLACKGVSKGSTRSCGFTSVGVGTCTPGMSVTLGSGAASSCWGQPVVRVCTGTQPCEHLSASRLASAENACIHPTPIAAFTCPPSGLYNVLAGPSQTGTGLSWGVNPAPNNGAFPGKRVVRGVEMIGARLQVLRGGEDTWVSIGDVVNASQVQTAAGKAWDDTGNTFLYRLTGASPGGPPEDVCPSDTDHPNGMWAVPMDGVFNPLSGEREDNEPKRFTFGCDTGVIAKCYRWGYKPWLLPQDLKEPKMMQDLHLACTRMARADYCGNGTSHTQNGTPIHPWDRLPNAIRPLAPGTDTPLFEAGWSPTGAVCLSKTRWENLKPLPATCPLVAPGWLVPGAEGVPCPPGQLRDIATGKLCATVCNSEEDALAYQSTLKLFNESQYNFGP